The DNA segment TACAGTTACAATGCGGAGCAAGTGATCAACAACATTCTAGAAGATAAGCTGGTGCCATACTTGGATAAGCTGGATCGAACAATGCAAAGGTGTGGGACAACTTCTGGCACGGCTTTGATGCCTTTTGTTTGTGGGTTATCATTTAACATCAGTCTTACTGAAGGTTAGATGCTTGTAGAGCTCTAAGAAGTTGCATGTGTGTTTTCTTGGGGTGGATAGCTGCAGCGAGAGCTTCTCATTGCCATCTGCCACTCGCTTTCTGCCCTGGTTGTGTCCCTGCAGAGAACTGGAATGTTCACTGCTCAGCATTTCAGTAGAGCAGGTGCTGGGTTGTGTTTTGTGATGGGGACAAAAATACTTGTACATTAAATGCTCAAATAAGGACCATTAAAATTCCATCATGGGGACACTGGCTTAGCCTGGGCCAGGCAATAGAATGTGTTGCCTTCAAAAGTTATTTTGCTGCAGAGAACAGGGTCATAGGTGTTAAAATCCCAGCTGTCCTGCAGGAAAGGCCATCTTCAAAGCAACTAATTCAGCTGAAATTCAACATGCAAGGTCAAATCCGGTATTTGACAGGCTACTGTTTTGCTGTTGAAGTTAAAGCAGAAAGAGATTGGAAACAGCAATTCAGATCCATTTTTATCTACCCTTTGACAAACCTGCCAGGCTTTTGCTTGCTTCTCTGGGTTGTACATGGGACGTAGAGTTTATAGCTGGCAGTGGAATTGAGTTGTTTTAGTTTGTCTGCAGCTGCTAGCGTGTGTTTATGCTGCAACAGCAGTTTCTGACTGAGTGTCAGGATGTGAATGTGCTGTTTGTTCACATTTCATGGAGGAATGAGCAGACTGTCTCATTGTTGCATTAAAAAAGGAATGCATCTTTATCAGAAAAATGATGTAAAAAATCTTAGTTTTGCAACAATCTTCATGCTTTCACAGTCAGATCTGCTGACTTTGGCACAAATCACGTGGGGTGGGCTTTTGgaagggctgggtttttttctgcacagcCAGCAGTTACAGAAGAtggagctggattttttttcctgccttttgcaTCTTGAAACAAAACTGTCAGTTCAATAGCAAATGTAGAATTTTGATCACTGCTGGTTTTAGAAGTGagcacagcagcattttcagaTGCCCAGCTGAGCGAACAGCACCAACAAAATGAATGTAGAAATAATGGTCTTTTGACTTGTAAGTTGAACAAACATAAACCTGGAACCCTGAGAAAGAATTAAGAAGGAACCATAGGGAGATAAATATCCAGAAATCAACAACGGCAAATTATTGGAATTTTTTCCAGCGTGTAATTCATCATACTTAGTGTTTGGCTTTACTGAGTCACTGTTTTGAGACCAGGCAGTCTGTTGAATATTCCATGCTGCtgtacagttttatttattcttaaatgaacagaagaattttctttttgatttctgtAAGTTGCTTTAGTTTCCCCACAAAGATAAGCTTTGAAAACTGTGCCTTTTATCTTAGACCAGTGCCATGTAGTGGTTGTGCACGTACTATATGAAATGAAGGGATTGGAATCCGTGACCCAGTCAGCCAGCACCACGAAGAGGATCTTGGCGTGCTGTGGATGACTTTGAGACTGGCAAAGAATAAACCAAGGTCTTAGGAAGGAGAGGACTTGGTCTTCCTTAGTTCACCCttgcttttattctctcttttttcttcttttttttttttttttaacagacagcTGAAGCCAGACCCTACTCCTCTAGTCACTTCTCGCTATAATGTTTTCCAGAATGATGAGTTTGATGTTTTCAGTAGGGATTCAGTGGATGTTTCTCGGATACAAAAAGGCAAGCGGTGAGTATCATGCACCCTTAATTAACCCTGTCTGTCAGGAGCAATAAATATCTGCGAACCTGCAAATTCATTTCTCGTACAAACCTCCCGCAGGAATTTGTTGGCAGGGGGTAAGGCTTATCAGAAATGTTTCCcacctgtttcttctgtttctctgagaaggtaaaatgaaatattattagGGGTTTGGTTTCAGTTAGTGTTTTTCCTAATTGGCTTTCCTCTGTATGCTGCTAGAGATTGCTCTGCCAAGCTCATTTGTAATGTCAGGCACTCGCTTCTTGGTCTTAATGTTAAACCTGTACTGAACAACAAACCTTGAAAAGCAACCGTCTCTATGAGCCTGGGGTCGTGACTCAGAACTGAGAATAAATAATGATTTGGTTTAGATCCAGGTGAAGCTTCAACATCTATCTACTTCAAAACCTGAAGACACTCAGTGGCTCAGACTACTTTTGTTGTTCGTGCTGCTGTAGGCTTCCTGCAGAAAggcttttcctttgccttctgcctAGTTTggcatgctgtgctgtgccacgCTCCGTGCGAATTTCGGTTAGGGCATTGCCCTGCTGGCTCCCACTGGTGTCAACTGTATCTTTATAATATGGTTGACTTgtttcaaattctttttaaactctttctctAACCAGCCAAGTGTGATCTTTATATCTGTACATATTTACACAGAATGTAAATAAAAGTCTGGCTGGAGACTGAGCCACGTGACGCTGGGCACTCCCAGTTAAGGTTTTGGATGCAAAGCTGTATCAAACTCTCAGGAGAAAACCACTTTTGTCCTGAAGTCCAGACAAACAGCTTCTCGGCAGCTTTGCTATAGTGTTTATACTGGCTTGGCTaggcaagaaaataatttctctctggCCAAGGCAATGACTTTTGAAGTGTCCATAGCTAAGAATTCATAGACACGATCTCTGTCCTCATCGTGTTGCCTTGCTCAGAGTGCAGGCAGGCACCTTGTCAGCAGGACATTGTGCCCAGGTGTGCTTGGTTATTTCCCATCTCCCCAAAGTCTTGCCCATGTGGGTAACAAAGCCCGAGAGCAGCACAGTGCATCCAGTGTATGGAATAACCCTGCTCGGAGCTCTCTCTGCAGATCACTTGGAGAGCTTTGAAAGCTTTTAAGTCATCCCTGAGTTGGGCTGCGGGACCCTGCTCTTGTGGCATTGTCCTCTGGCTGCTGCCAGGGAGCCTCTGTCTCCTCTCCAGTGGTAACACCACTCCTTGGGACAGTTGTCAGCTCTTCTGCTGTAACTGTTACGTGACCTCTTGGGATTATCCTCTTACTGCTGCTGTTCCTGGTGTCTCTTGGCCTCCCTCAGGCTATGTCTTCATTTCAAAACAGTTCTTATGCTGAGAACACTCTTTCTGCAGGACTCCAGACATGTTAGTTATGTTTTGAGTGGTTTTTAAAACCTGGAGGTGACTGGCTGTGATCTGCAATGTACACCCTATGCCCAAAGTTGACCATACCTAAGTCAAAGGATAAGCTATAGTACCTTGCTCTCTAGGATTTAACATTCACAACTCCATAAATAGAAGCGTGTCCTTTCATCACTCAAAGTGCAACTTCCTCAGTAGTCCTTGTTCTACAAGCAAGAAGCCTGATGCTTTACCCAAGCGTCGGGGTAACAGGGTTCTCCTAGTTAGTTTGAgatctgctttgctttcaaattgtatcagtatttttttttaatttttttttttctccgtcTTAAAATCTTTTGCTCATCAAATTCTGCTTGTGTTTatagtgctgctgctgcctaaGCATGGTGTTACACTAGTGCTTCAAGGGCCAGATCAGGTCGGGTCCCATTGCGCTAGCTGCTGTGCGGATAAGTGGAAGCAGTTTGGGGCAGGGACTGTTAATGTGAAAGAGAAAGCCACACCAGGGTGAGGAGGGACAGAAGCATGAGGAAATGAACGTACTAGCATATACGTGATTCTCTGCTGATCCTGAAAAGTGATCACGCTTGTCTGTGCCTGTCCAGCCATAATTGCTAGGTGAATCTGTCTCTTGAAGTCAGAGCGTGTCCTGAACCCCACGGGACTAGAGGAGTTATTCCACTGTTTTTCCTGGAATTGGTGTCTGAAACACTTCATTGCAGCTCTTCTGCAGTCATCAGACCAGCTCAACAGGAAACAATTATCTAATACTTAGTGCAGTCTCATGCTGAATACCACCAGAAGATGTTATCCCAGCCTAGGTATGTGTGAACTAACCCCATGCCTTGTAGGGCATTTTGCAGATAAATGCAGGTATGTAACAGAGTGAGTCATGGAAGAGAGGGGAACCACATCTATCTGCAGTGTTACTTTGCTTTGAGATTCTTAATGAAAATCAGGCTGCTTAGATCACTTCCCCAGTGCTTGCTAGTATGTCACGTAAGCCTATCCATTCTTGAGTCGCTGACAGTCTGCCTTGGATGGGTTCTTTCTCTGATAATATCCAGATGCCAAATAGACCACTGATGCATGTTCCTCCTAGACTTTGAGGGCTGCAAATTGTCCTGTGACTACTTGACGGTGGAATCCCTTGTTGCTTTGCTGTGAGGATGTACTTGGCTGGTCTGAAAAATGGGACTTCAAAGAGTTTATGCTTGTGCAGCTTGAGACACAGCATGTCGGTGGCTGTTTTTTAATACCTCTGGCAAAATTCTGTTTCTTggttttcccttctttaaaatGACTGTAATTTACTTGCCTCctaaatttcttaaaaaaatttgtACGTGCAGTGCTTTGAGATAGTAGACTAGCGATTGATTCAAcctctgttttgttcttttcattgtTAGTTGTGCTTATTCTAATCCTTACTTGCTGCACTGGTAAATTTTTGGCTCTTCCCATCTACATTCCTCTTTTGCATCTCGCATTTCTAAGCTGAGGTTCTTGACTACAGGAACATACGTGTCTGTGCAGCAGTTACTCTAATGCAGCTCTGGCCCGTGATTTGCAGCTGTGCGTGCTACCGCAGTGAGACGATACTGCAGCATGGTGTTAGAGGGCACTCTGGGCCTTGCAGAGCTGTCTTGGAAACTGGAGTCTTAGCCCTAGCAGCTTGCCATTCAAGATTCATGGGACTTCTTGTGTTGTTTGGATATTGGCCAAATTTCAGCTTGAGTATAATTGCATTTGGCCTCCTGTAAAAGCTTCCTTTCTGTCTCAGATGACAGTGGCAGTCTCCAATTCCTGTTCTTATCTGCTGTGTAATCTTGCTGGGCTTCTGTTTAAAAATGACTTTGTTCCAAGCCAGGAGTAGACGGTTTTAGTAGCCAGACAAACAGCCCTGTTATAAATCAGAGGGGAAATAGGTAGGCTTAAGTAGTGCTTGTGGAGTTTGAGATGAGACTTCTGTTGCTTCACCTtccactttggaaaaaaaaaaaaaaaagtaacttctgtAGAAGATCTTTACACTGCCTTTCTGTGTCTGCCCCTCTGTTCCCGTGCTGTGGAgtgcaggagggagaaggacaCGACCAGGAGTTTGCTGAATGACAAACGCCTGGTTGCTGAGCAGAAGGAGCGCTACAGCCAGTACAGCGTGATTGTGGAGGAGATCCCTGTGCAGCAAGGGGAGGCTCAGCTCTACAGAGAGGACTATGAGGACGAGTACGACGACACTTACGATGGAAACCAAGTGGGGGCAAACGATGCTGACTCAGATGATGAGCTGATCAGTAGGAGGTAGGTGCTGTGGCGCCAGGGAATGGGAGGTTGGTGGGAATCACCACCTAGAATTGTCTGGCTCGCACAGACCTGTTCAACACTGGGTTTTGGCTCTGTTTCTCAATGAGGACGTGCATGCTTCAAACCAcccctttttctgctgctttctctgtaACGTTGGGTCTCTAATATTTGGGTCTCTGTTCTCCTGTTGGTAGGGAGTGTTGCCATGGGATGCACCCAGGCCCTTCTCAGGCTTCCACTTTCTGTGTCTGCAGGACAGCCCTTGTGTCAACTAATTAACAAATCTAAGAGGGGAATTTGCCATTGTGTTGAAACCTGCACTCAGCAGTGCTTCTGCTTACAGAAAACTATCCTGCAGCAGGGGAAAATGGACTATCTTGACTAACCAGGATTGAGTGTAGCTGGGCATGTAAAATGGCGGGTTAGCAAAGGAAAACTTCAAAATTTGGAAAATTGTAGAGACGGACTACTTCTCTTTGCCAACCCCCTCTGACATCTCAGAGCGCCCATGCCTGGAATTCAGTCCTTGATGGACTGCACAGCTCTCTGCACGATGACTGACAGCTGAAGACAATTAACTTTTAGGAAGCAAAGGGTTAGTTTGGGCTGGGGGTTGtagaatattttagaaataagagTTGGAgattgaaaacatgttttaaaagctggtttaacatttctgaaagtgGCCTTTTGAATTCTGATGTATTATGAAGATGCCACCATTTCTAACCTCAAACCAAAATGCATCTTTGGGGTTCCTTTGTccgttttcctttattttttttttcctcctaaagcATGGTGAGGCTTCAATTTAAATCCTTTTTGCGTTTGCCTGTAACAGTGTGGCACTTgcatcttttcccctttttcaggtGCTCAGTGCTCACTGCTCCTAGAGAGGCAGTAGGAGCAATTAGTGGATGTTACTGCTAAAAGCTAGATCTATAGGTTTGAAGTAACAAAGGCTTTTCTgctttaacatttatttctttggcAGTGGAATGGTGGATCTGAATTCCAACAGAatttaagcacacacacacacctgtatATATTAAAGAAGAGCTACAGGCATGTGGTAAATTCTGCCTCCAACCCCCCAGGCCCTTTGCTGCTCTGTGTGTTCAGGGTGATTCATAAAGCTTGATGGATTTCTCCAAGTATTTCCCCTTGTATGAAACTGGGGCACAGCAATGAAATTGGGGCTCCATGGATAACCACTGACCAGTCATGGAGGATTTAGAGCACAGCACTTTTCAGAACATTAATGTTTCTGTCTTGAGTTTGAGCTCGAGGTCTGAGGGTTTGTCTTTGTACAGTAGATGCTCCCTGACTGGTGAGCTCAAGCCTAGCAAAGTATGCTCCTTACTAATGCCTTGGGGCTGTGCCTGGATCCTCTTCTACCAGAGGAAGCAGTTGCTTCCTTGGAGAAATTCCTTGTGAGGTTTCAGGTTTTTCCTGACCTGCTcctttttttaactattattattttcagtaacaACTTCATAGTGAACATTCCCCAGTGAAGAACATGTATTCATTAATTGCCCATAGTAAATGTGTCATTAGCTATtaggtctcttttttttcttttttcagaaacaaGTCCATGAAATTTGTAGATTCTCATTTTTGAAAGACATGATGCAAACCGAAAAGGATATGCTGTTCAGTGAAATGTTTGTGGCTGTACTGTCTTCATTGCTGACTGGTTTGTGTCTTAATTCTCAGGCCGTTCACAATTCCCCAGGTCTTGAGACCTAAAGGAcaggaggaaggacaggaagaagaggaagaggatgaagaggaggaggaggaggaagctgaaaaggaaagaacaaaggTGACATTCAGTTTGTGGTTGGAGCTGCGTTAAGATTTACATACGTCTTATCTGCTTCACTTGCAGAGTGATATGGAGCAGATTTCCTCTTTCAGAGAGTGAATCTTTTAACAGCAGTGTGGAGAGTGAGCTGCTTTTCAGAGTGGCTACTTCTGCGGTCTGCTGGACTGTGAAATGTCCCCTGAGTACAGCCATCCGCTGCTTCCCAGGCTAACCATACTGGAGCAATGACACTTACTCCGTGGAGAGGTTTAATCTCTTTTATTCCATAGGCAGATGATGCCAGCAGAACACTTTGAGGGTCACTAATGCTCTGTTGTCATGGATATACTGAAAATAGTGATGTTGATGGTGTTGCTGGCAGAGGTAGGATGTGGGAAGAAGTCTCAGGTTTTCTGCCAGGTTTTGTGTTTGAAGTCACTGACACCAAACGCTGCTGGCTCATCTGGAAGAGATAATGAACAATGACTCTGTTCCATGGTCCGACAGAATCACCTCCTGCTCTAGCCTTTTGCACGATGCTGATGAGTTTACTgacctctttccttccttcccatggCAGGACCATTTTGTGCAGGACCCAGCTGTGCTGCGGGAGAGAGCTGAAGCCAGGCGGCTGGCCTACCTCGCGAGGAAGGGGTAAGTAAGCATCTCCCTCTGCGGGGTGAAACCATGGCTCTGCAGTTAGCAGGTGTTTTGCTGCTGACTGGAATTGTTGAGGGTATACCTGTTCCTTAACATTCCTGTATATCAGGGTCACTGCCACAGTGGTGGTAACTTCCTCACCCAGCTTTTACTTCACTGCTGGTTGTTCTATCCCATCAAATGGGTGGGCTTGTCCCTTTATCATAAGCAGCAGAACCCTGTGCAAGATAGGATCTTGGAGAGCACAGCTTCCCAGAGCTTGAACAGCTCCCACAGGGATTTCAGGACAGTTTAATAGCTGGTTTTAGCTGCCAGACTCAATGTGTAGAAGGATGCAGTCATTGTGTGGCTAATGCTGATACTCAGCTATTGCAGAAGCCCTGCAGAGCCAAGGCTCAAGGCCTGACAGCTGAACTCCTCACACCCACTTGTTTCACAGGATCGGTGTATTTTGCCCCCCAAACATGCAGTGTGCTTGTTGTGATGTCCTTTTTCTGTGTACCCCAGGCACAAGCACGACAGCTCTGCTGTTGTTGGGAATGTGAAGGGCCACGGGCAGAACCGGGAAACAGTGCAGGAAcgaaggaagaaggaagcaaacaaaagcaCAAGAGCTAACCATAATCGGCGAGTCATGGCTGACAGAAAGCGGAATAAAGGCATGATTCCTTCCTGAAAGACTCTTCACGCAGGCGTTGCATCATCCCCAGTCCTCTGCTTAGGAGGAGGCAGCTGCGCTCCGTTCCCTCGGCACTCCCTTTGCTCAGGGGACTGGCTGTTCAATACCTGGCGCCTCGGCTCCTGCGGAATTGCAGGCCCTGGGGGAGGGCGGACGCCCCTCCAGGCAGACCCTGACTGCTCCTCAGTTCGTAGAGACAGTGTGGGTGACGGCGTGGGTGACAGCGGGCTGCGCCGCCATGCCTCGGACAGGCTGCGCCAGCTGGTTCTTTCCTTTTGTACTATTTATAATtctgagaattttattttcatactggCTCCTTGCGCCCTCTCCGCAAATCAAGCGGGCTTCCAGGCCCCGCAGCGGGCAGCTCTGAGATCAAGGCTTCCCTGGAACAGCCCTCACAGCTTTCTGCTCCACTGAAATGCCTTATCCTGAAGTCCAACCTGAAGGTTGAAGGAAAACACTCAGGCTGTTTCCGTTGCCAACAGACACAGGAGTTCGGGCAAATAAAACCTTATCATAAATTTCTGTCCCTTGAGTGAGGCGTGTGAAAACAGAACGTGCAAATAAATGATTTAAATCTTTTAGTTGGTGTTTTAGGCTCTTACAAACCGTATTGATCTTGAACTTGGAGGAATCTCAACAAACCTTTTAATGTGCTGTATCTGCAGGCAGTGAAATTCAGTTGCTGTTTTGTGTTGGTTTAGTGTAATGAGATCTAGCCACAGCCACTGAGACTAAAGACACTTGAAAATCGGGATCAAGATGACAATAATATGGAAATCGGAGTTGAAGGCAGCAGGGTCAGAGTCCCTGGGGGGCTGCCTCCTCAATAACCACTTGTCACACTCTGTGAAGCAGAACTGCCCTGATCATCATGTTTGCTGTTGGGAAGGCTGGGAGCTAATAGTAAACAGCAGTTTGTAGTTGCTGAAAGGACTTCTCCTGAGGGCTGTCTTTTGTTATGCAGTTGTTCCCTAGGCAGGGAGACACACAAAGTACTGGGTTGACTTTGTAACCTGTTAGTAAGGTGCTTAAATGCCCTGACGTAGGTGAGCCTGGAGTatctgccagcagctggtggTAAAACTGTTGCAGTCACTGTTGTCAGGGAGCATTAGCACATTTTTGGAGTGCTGTCCCCATCATGGAGATGAACTTCAGGTAAACAATTAGGCTTTGCTTGGTTAATCTGCTCCGAGTGCCATGTCCCCACCACCACACTCTGTGTTTTTTCCTCATACTGCAAAGGTGCCTGTGGTTGTCATCCACGTGCTGAGCAAATGAGCAGCGGGTTATGTAGTAGTAGAGCTACTGTTCCAGCTACTTGGGAACGCTGCAGAAGGAGCACTTCGCTAATAAGCTCTGTAGGCACGTAGGTTGCTGCCTAGTTTTACGCAGAGGGCGGGGACTAGGGGGCTGTATGATTAGCGCTGCTGCCAAACACCATTGTGCTGGGGCTGTTTTCAGAAAGTGTAGAAATGGCTGTCACCGTTATGCAAATAAGATGAAGTCTTGAGTGCTCTGAGGCCAAGATTTTTCTTTGCATATCAGTACTGCCTAAACCCCCTAATGACACAGCCTAGGGAAAAGGGAGTGGAATTTACCAACTTCCCCAAATCCACTGTCAAGGCAAATCACGTGCTGGGATAACCACCTCTCTACTCTTCTATCGCTACTGTTCTCAGGACTAATAGCTTCATTTACTCTCTGCCAGTCTGCTACAATGCTGTCTCCCCCTTCCTAATACTGCATTCATCTTTAGTTTTGCTTCTAAGCAGCTGCAAATCTCTATCACCTGCTCAGCATAGCGTGAAGCTATCAtcagcactgcagagctggtaGTAAAGCAGGCAGTCTTATACTGTACAAGATTATCCCAAGAAATCTTAAACCATTCCTCTTAAGCATCTCTATAAAAGCACAGCTGGGACTGTGAAAGCTGTAGTTGTGTTTTGCTCAAAAAAACACCAGCACAATGATTTTTAAAGTCCTCTTTGTGTTCTTAGAGTAAGCTTTACTCCTGACACCTATTTGCAAACCCTATAAAGCTGCTTTCATTAGTGCAGGCTCTAATTTGCTCTGCCTCATCCATCGCTAAAATTCCTCCTTATTAGTGAAAATATAGTGAGGAGGGAAAGGCGTGGCTTCTGGGCTGGTATAGTGGGAAGAGCAGGAGTCACTCAGCCAGATCTTCCTACAGCTGCCTGAGAGCCCAGAGTGATTAACTGAATCATTACCCCAAACACTACCTGAATTGCCCTTCCCCATGAGGATGTTTGAAATGGCCACAGAGAAGGGGGGGTGGACTCTTCGGTCGCTGAGGAGAGAGTTACTGACagtgtgctgctggagctgcagaacCAAGCCATTCCTCTCCCCtctgagcagaggagggaggCTGTAGCTACTACAGAAGCCTGGCAAGACAGTTCTGTCCCTCAAGCCGTTTGAAGAGCCAGAAGACACAGAAAGAGCTAAGAAAGAGATCTGCATCCCATTTCAATAGAGGCTAAAAGTTACCCACCACCCCAGCACACGCCTGCAGTAGTTCAGGGGCAAGGCAGCTCTCCCTGGGTaaggcagggctggcagctgcgAGAGGATAACAGGCCAGGAACTGGCCCAATCCTGCATCAAAGATGTAAATGATTTGAAGTCCCTTGTCTTTGAACAAGACTAGAAGAAAGCAGACAGCTCCTTAGCCCTCTCTTAAAAGATCTCCCCAGGCAGAAGCCACGGGTAGTGTCAGCAGACCACAGCTCCTACAGCGGAGGGCCATACTGAAACATTCGCCTTCTCCTGggtaagaatcacagaatcatctagactggaaaagaccgtgaagatcatctagtccaaattaCAAGCAGGCCAAAGGATAAGTCAGGTGAACACCCAGACATGAGGCACGGACcaagaagtttttattttaatacagtaagTTTGAGTACAGCAGCAGAACTCCTTGAGTCCATCTTGGTTTACATCGTATCAGTAGGTGGCTGATATAACCTGCCTCGGAGTTGTTCAGTGAGGAATCCATTTCTGGTTTGATACAACCAGTTTCAGGAGGCCGCATCCTTCTCTGCGGTGTCTTTTGCTGGATCCCGCTGCTGAGCATTTCAATCTTCACTTCTCATACTTGTGCTTGATGTGTTTCCACAGTTTCTGtatgcaaaacaaacaagaaaaacccaaacagtcATCTTAGCCAGCTTTTCAGTGGTCCTGGGATAAAGTTTCACTTTAAAGTGCAAGTTATCATGAAACCTCTGTTCGTAACAGGCAACAGCAAGGGGGGGAAGAAGAGTTTGTACAAAAACACATCCACAAGTACCACGAGGGTACAGGACAGCATGGGCCCTGTCACCCTGCACCTCCTGCTCCGCAACAGCGAGTCCCACACAGAGGTTTCGGGAGAGCAGCTGGACAGCAGCTGAGAAGTCACGAGCCCCTCTGGCGGCTTTCTGCTGTGGAAGTTTGTTCTCCT comes from the Strix uralensis isolate ZFMK-TIS-50842 chromosome 17, bStrUra1, whole genome shotgun sequence genome and includes:
- the ASCC2 gene encoding activating signal cointegrator 1 complex subunit 2 isoform X4 encodes the protein MPLQELKDIVLYLCDTCTTLWAFLDVFPLACQTFQKHEFCYRLASFYELAVAELESAIKKRRYEDNSVFADLWRRISHSRKKMIEAFHILINQVCLQPILESSCENIQPFIEEFLQIFTSVLQERRFLRDYDELFPVEDDVSLLQQASSTLDETRTAYILQAVESAWEGVDRKKAQVVKDPTPPAASNGASAIAESTAEDMEELGAAYASEDECAGAAAAPIAKVSGVELDSLISQVKDLLPDLGEGFILACLEEYSYNAEQVINNILEDKLVPYLDKLDRTMQRQLKPDPTPLVTSRYNVFQNDEFDVFSRDSVDVSRIQKGKRREKDTTRSLLNDKRLVAEQKERYSQYSVIVEEIPVQQGEAQLYREDYEDEYDDTYDGNQVGANDADSDDELISRRPFTIPQVLRPKGQEEGQEEEEEDEEEEEEEAEKERTKDHFVQDPAVLRERAEARRLAYLARKGHKHDSSAVVGNVKGHGQNRETVQERRKKEANKSTRANHNRRVMADRKRNKGMIPS